The genomic region GACAGAAATCAGTATTATTCACTTCTGCATTTGCACCATGGGTGTCCAAACCACCTGTCCACTGAGGTTGCAGCAGCAATAATAAGAAGAAACATGCGCTCCAACTCTATGCTGGCTATCTTTCCGCTTCAGGACCTGTTGGCCCTTCATGATGATTTGAGAATGCCCCTGCCCGAGGATGAAAGAGTAAATGTCCCAGGTACAGTTGGCGCCTCTAACTGGTCTTTCCGCATGAAAGACCCGGTGGAGAGGCTGCTGGATTACGACAATTATACGAATTACCTTAGAAGTTTTGCTGAGGAGCGCAGAAGCCGCCCGTTCTAAAATAAAACACTATATCAATGAAAGGATACGTTTTATATGAAACCCCTTGAAAACACTAAGGGCAAGCGTCTGTCCAAAAAGGGCGGACTTGAAATCTTCAGAGGCAGCCCTAACCCTCTGGGCTCTATGGTCAGGCAAGGCGGCATTAATTTTGCCATTTTTTCAAAACACGCCACTGATGTCATACTCCTAATCTATACATCAGGAGAAAGAGAGCCACTTGCCGAGATACCGTTGGATTCACAGTACAATAAGACCGGGGATGTTTGGCACGTCTTTGTAAAAGGCCTCTATACAATGACAAGGTACGGCTACATAATAGAGCGTGACCCTAATGACAACCCCGATGTGCACAGGTTCTGCTGCGGTAATGTGCTTGCAGACCCATACGCTAAGGCCCTTTCCGGGTCATCTGAGTGGGGTAAACTTTACAGACGCAGGGGAGAGGATATTAAGGAGTCCCCATACAATATTCGCCGCTCACTGGTTATTGAGGATGACTTCGACTGGGGCTACGACGCACCGTTGAACATACCGATGAAGGACTCCATAATTTACGAAATGCACGTCAGGGGTTTTACAGTTGATAAATCCTCCAAAGTACAGTGTCCCGGCACGTATCGCGGAGTTATTGAGAAAATCCCCTATTTGAAGGAGCTGGGTATTACCGCCATTGAATTACTTCCTATTATGGAATTTGAAGAGATTGACTCAGACCGAGTAAATCCGGCAACAGGGGACCGTTTGTTTAATTACTGGGGCTACCAGCCAATATCGTTTTTTGCTCCAAAGGCCTCGTATGCGTGTGAAAGCAGAAACGGGCTGCAGGTCAGGGAATTTAAGTCGATGGTAAAAGCACTTCATGAAGCCGGCATTGAGGTGATTCTTGATGTGGTATTTAACCACACGGCGGAGGGTAACGAGCGCGGGCCGTCGTTTTCCTTTAAAGGCATTGATAATTCCATCTATTACATAGTTGACCCTGCAACGGGGGACTACCATAATTACTCAGGCTGTGGCAATACGTTAAATTGTAATCATCCGGTGGTAAGAAACATGATTTTGGATTGCCTGAGGTATTGGGTTACGGAGATGCATGTGGATGGCTTTAGGTTTGACCTTGCCTCAATACTGGGCAGGGGGCGTGACGGCTCTGTGCTGACTGACCCACCGCTCCTTGAGCGCATAGCCGCTGACCCGATACTGGCCAATACAAAATTAATAGCCGAGGCCTGGGACGCCGCAGGGCTTTATCAGGTCGGTTCATTTCCAAACTGGGGGCGCTGGGCGGAGTGGAACGGCAAATTCAGAGACGATGTGAGGCGTTTTGTGCGGGGCGAGAAGGGCTTTGTCGAGGCCATGATGCTGCGTCTGATAGGCTCTCCCGATCTTTATAAAATAAGCGGACGTGAGCCCTACCACAGTATAAATTTTGTGACATGTCATGATGGATTTACACTTAACGATCTAGTCTGCTATGACTGGAAGCACAACGAAAGCAACGGCGAGGATAACCGTGACGGCGCCAATGACAACTGGAGCTGGAATTGTGGCTGGGAGGGGCAAACTGATAACGAAGAGATTAAGAGGTTAAGAAAGCGGCAGATGAAAAACTTTGCAGCAATTCTTCTCCTTTCCCATGGAGTGCCTATGATCCTATCCGGTGATGAAATAGCAAGGTCGCAGGGCGGTAACAACAATGCCTACTGTCAGGACAACATAATTAGTTGGATGGACTGGACACAATTAGAGGATAATCCTGTCATGTTCCGGTTTTTCAGGGAGTTGATTAAGTTTCGCAAAGAGCATGTAATCTTGCGGCCTGAGAAATTCCACTCTGAGAACATCAGTTGGCATGGCGTTGAAATAAGTAAACCGGATAAATCACAATACTCACGCTCAGTTGCCATGTTTATAGCCGGAAGGGACGTAAGCGGGGATATATACATAATATTGAACACCTACTATGAGTTCCTGACATTTCAATTGCCATCCCCAACATGCTGGAAAAAATGGCACAGGTTTATAGATACAAATCTGGAGGCACCCCATGACATAATGGATGTGGGTTCGGAATTTTACATAAACGAGCAGAATTATTATACGGTGGCACCAAGGTCTATTGTGGTCTTATTGAGTAAATAGTAATGCTCAATAAAGCAAACAGGTTCCAACAACAACAGGGTTTTGTTATAAGATAAAGTTTTTTTGCAAGGGCCATAATGGTTAAGGATTTGTATCAGCTGATACTGATTTCGGTACACTTTTAGCCCTTATACCGGGCTACAGTCAAAAAGGTAAAACTAATATGACTTGCCGATTTTTGTCTCGGCGGCGATTCTGTCTTTCCACCACCTTGCCTTTTCTATTATTTCCCCTTCATCTTTCATCAGACAGACTTTATTTTCCACCGTAAGCTTTCCGTTTATCATAACTGTTTCAACGTCTGAGGCCCTCATAGAATACACTATGAGCGAGTAAATATCATAATAGGGCGTAAGATGAGGTTTATCAAGATTCAGTATAACTAAATCCGCCGTCTTGCCTGCTTTAATGCTGCCTATCGTCTCTGATTTTCCAAGAGCTGTAGCTCCCGATATCGTTGCCATCGTAAGAGCCTCTTTAGCGGTAAGCACAGTGGGGTCATTGTTTACAGCTTTGTGAAGACGGGCGGCTATGGACATCTCGGTAAAAATATCTAGATCATTGTTACTTGCCGCACCATCTGTACCAAAGGCCACGTTCACTCCCCTCTTTAACATACCCACCACGGGCGCTATGCCTGAGGCCAGCTTGAGATTACTCTCCACACAGTGTGATACGCTTACCCCGGCCTCTGAGAGAATATCCACCTCTTTATCACTGACCCAAACACAATGGGCTGCCACCACAGTGCTATCAAGCACCCCTATTGAACTAAGATGCTCCACCGGTGATTTGCCGTATAGCTTTGTAATGTCGGCCACTTCGTGCTGTGTCTCTGAAAGATGCGTATGCAGCGGAAGTCCATAGCGCTCCGATAGTCTTTTCGCTTTCCTGAATGTATCCGGGCCACATGTGTAGGGGGCATGTGGAGACACCGCCGGTGTTATGAGAGTATCTTTATGCCAGTTGTTTATAAAATTCTCCGCATTACTTAAATACCCATCAGCGTTTTTTGCCGAGGCCGTGGGAAAATCCAGAATTCCGGCACCCAGTACCGCCCTCATTCCCATCTCCGTTGTTGTCTTGGCTATGCTTTCTTTAAAAAAATACATGTCGTTATAAGTAGTAATGCCGTTTAGCATCATCTCAAGACAAGCCAGGGTTATGGCATCGGCCACAAACTCCCCGCTTAACCATCTTCCCTCCGCAGGCCAGATATAGCCCTCAAGCCACTCCTTAAGAGGTAAATCATCCGCAAGCCCCCTGAAATAAACCATGGCTGCATGTGTGTGGGTATTTATAAGGCCGGGAATTATCACCCTGCCTTTGCCCCCCAGCACTCTGCCGGCTTTATACTTACTCAATAGCACATCCGCATGACCAACATCTATAATCTTTCCGCCTGAGACGGCAACTACACCGTTTACTATCGGCTTGTGCCCTAACTCCATGGTAAGAACATAATCGCCGGTGATTAAATAATCTACCTCAACACCTGAACTCATGCGTTTCCCCACCTTGCTTCATTGTGAAAGGCTTTAATGGCTGTACTTTGTACTTCCTCAAGCATTTCATTTTTAGTGGCCACAATCAGCTCCACAGTCACTCCCAGTTTGGAGGCCACATCCTTTACCGCCATAGCCCCCTCATAGTGCATCTCCACAATCAGTATCTTTAAGAAGTCATCACTAATGATCTGCTTCAATTGCGCATCACTAACCGTCAGCTTGTTAACCGCCTCCTCATAACCCATACCACTGTCAACATAGCCTTTTAATGTTGTGATTGCATCTTCATATATACGGCTCTCTTCGTTTGTAAACTTATTTACATCAACCACAAGTATTGTCTCCCATCATAATATATAACTCACCAGATTTATCATGTGTGCCGCCGCCACGGAGCGGTCAGTTGCCCCAGGGCCGCTCCAGTTGCTGTTATTGCAATCATGCTTTCTTATTCTTTGCCCTTACCCTTTTCAGCAGGCTTTAACGATTTCATTGGAAACATGTAGAGCTCTTTTGCCGCCTCAAGCACGCCACCCAGATATGTGGTAGTCTCCTCCGTTAAGGATATGCCGGTCTTTTGAACATCTTTTATAAAAGCCTCCCACCCTACATGGTCCCACGTGCCTTTAGTCTTTTTGATAAAAATTATCGTACTTTCCGATATATCCAGCAGAACGTTTTCGAAACCCTTGGTGCTCATAAATGTGCCATAGAGTTTCTTCATTGACTCAAGCATTGAACCCAGATATGACTGCATATCATGGGAAAGATGAAAACCTTGTTTCTGCATTTCGGATAAAAACTCCAGCCATGCCATATGGTCCCACTTGCCACCCTGCAACTCCACAAACTTGCTTGCCCGCTCCATCAGCTCTTCAAATGAATCAAACCCCTTCTTACTCATAAAACATACCCCCGTTATTTTATTTTAATTCCAGAATATGGAACCTCCGTTAAGCTTGCACTACTATATCAGCACTTTCCCGGGTTCATCTGCGCATACGAAAACTATAACAGAGGGTTGTATTATAACTGAACTCAGTAAAAAAAACAATTTACAGCAGCGGAAAAATTCTACTGAGAGTTTTCCTGTTCAAAATAGAGAATCCTTCCACACTGGGGACAGGCCAAAATGCGGTCATTCTTCATCACCTCTACATATAACTGCGGAGGTATGTTCATATTACACCCACAACAAATCTCTGATACCGCTCTTACCACGGCAATACCATTTTTTCTGGTAAGAAGCTTCAAATATCTGTCATAGATTTCTTTGTTAATTTCCTTACTTAGTTTCTTTCTTCTGACAATTAACGCCTCAAGCTCTTTTTCATTGACAGTTTTTTCCTTATTCAAATCAGAAATCTTTTCGTTATACTTTTCCTGCTCCTGACTAAGCAACAGCTCAGACTTTTTTAATGCCTTTTCATTAGATTCCATCTGCTCCATTAGGTTGAGAATGTCATCCTCTATATGCCGTTTCTCTTTTTCTACCTGCTCTATCTCTTTTAAGTGTGTTTTATACTCCTTGTTTGACTTAAGATCGTTGACCCGGCTTTTCATCTTAGTGATACGCCCGGCTTTTTCTTCCGCCTGCAACTCAAGGTCTTTCCTGTGCTTAAGCGCTTTTTCGACGGCTGCTTTCCTCTGAGTTACTTCTAATTTGGCAACATTGAGAGCCTTATCGTACTCAACCACCGCTTTGGGAGTCTTTTCAATAAGAATTTTGATTCTTATTATTTCACTGTCAAGAGCCTGTATCTCTTTAAGGAGACCAATCTCTTCTAACACTTCCCCACCATGAACAACCCCGAGGTCTTAGTGGTGGGCCCACCAGGACTCGAACCTGGGACCAACCGGTTATGAGCCGGTAGCTCTACCAACTGAGCTATGGGCCCTGCTGTTTTATCTTTTGCTGTTGCGTTTTTCATTCTCATATTACAGACAACTTGCCAGTGTAACAAATATTTCTCATCTTTAGCAAGTGATTTTTAAACTATTTTTCCTTACCTGTTTTTATCAGTCTGTTTAATCTTAAAAGCTCCGCCTGTAATACCGCTATCGTTTCAGTATTTTTTAGGTTTTCAGCCATTTTTATCTTACTGTTAATTTCTGAAATTGTCCGTAAATAAATTTTTTTCTTCATATTCTTTAAACAGTCGGAAACATTTTGAACAACATTTTCACTGTCCAGATACGGCTGTACCATAAGAGACGTAATGTAGGAGATTTCATCCTCAGTGCATACAGTCAGCAGGCTGTCAATTGTAGGGGATAGCTGCCCTTCAAATATTGCTGCAAATACCTTTTTTAAAATCCGGCTCTCAAGCATTGAAAGTTCCAGCTCAGCCCGTATCGTCTCCCGTACATCTTCAAATCCCATATAGGCATTAAATAAAATCTCCTCATCAATAAGACATTTCTGTCTTTGGGGAGATGTTTCCTTTTCAGTACCGGTGCTGTTTTTGACGGCTTCTCTTAGAGTAATTTCAGAAATTGCCCCCTTTACTGATAACTCAGTTATCAGCTTGCCTTTTAAAACCGTGTCCTCAACACTCTCTACTGTCCTGTAAATCTCTCTGAGGTTTTCTATCCCTGTTCCTCCGGTAAAAAGCATAAAATCAACAAAACCCATTGCCTGAGAAATCAACGCACTAAGAGCCTGCTGCCCGCTCTTGCGCAAAAGGCTGTCAGGATCATTTTTATCAGGAATTACCACACCTTTAGCTATCAGACCCTTTTTACTTATCAG from Nitrospirae bacterium YQR-1 harbors:
- the glgX gene encoding glycogen debranching protein GlgX; its protein translation is MKPLENTKGKRLSKKGGLEIFRGSPNPLGSMVRQGGINFAIFSKHATDVILLIYTSGEREPLAEIPLDSQYNKTGDVWHVFVKGLYTMTRYGYIIERDPNDNPDVHRFCCGNVLADPYAKALSGSSEWGKLYRRRGEDIKESPYNIRRSLVIEDDFDWGYDAPLNIPMKDSIIYEMHVRGFTVDKSSKVQCPGTYRGVIEKIPYLKELGITAIELLPIMEFEEIDSDRVNPATGDRLFNYWGYQPISFFAPKASYACESRNGLQVREFKSMVKALHEAGIEVILDVVFNHTAEGNERGPSFSFKGIDNSIYYIVDPATGDYHNYSGCGNTLNCNHPVVRNMILDCLRYWVTEMHVDGFRFDLASILGRGRDGSVLTDPPLLERIAADPILANTKLIAEAWDAAGLYQVGSFPNWGRWAEWNGKFRDDVRRFVRGEKGFVEAMMLRLIGSPDLYKISGREPYHSINFVTCHDGFTLNDLVCYDWKHNESNGEDNRDGANDNWSWNCGWEGQTDNEEIKRLRKRQMKNFAAILLLSHGVPMILSGDEIARSQGGNNNAYCQDNIISWMDWTQLEDNPVMFRFFRELIKFRKEHVILRPEKFHSENISWHGVEISKPDKSQYSRSVAMFIAGRDVSGDIYIILNTYYEFLTFQLPSPTCWKKWHRFIDTNLEAPHDIMDVGSEFYINEQNYYTVAPRSIVVLLSK
- a CDS encoding amidohydrolase codes for the protein MSSGVEVDYLITGDYVLTMELGHKPIVNGVVAVSGGKIIDVGHADVLLSKYKAGRVLGGKGRVIIPGLINTHTHAAMVYFRGLADDLPLKEWLEGYIWPAEGRWLSGEFVADAITLACLEMMLNGITTYNDMYFFKESIAKTTTEMGMRAVLGAGILDFPTASAKNADGYLSNAENFINNWHKDTLITPAVSPHAPYTCGPDTFRKAKRLSERYGLPLHTHLSETQHEVADITKLYGKSPVEHLSSIGVLDSTVVAAHCVWVSDKEVDILSEAGVSVSHCVESNLKLASGIAPVVGMLKRGVNVAFGTDGAASNNDLDIFTEMSIAARLHKAVNNDPTVLTAKEALTMATISGATALGKSETIGSIKAGKTADLVILNLDKPHLTPYYDIYSLIVYSMRASDVETVMINGKLTVENKVCLMKDEGEIIEKARWWKDRIAAETKIGKSY
- a CDS encoding C4-type zinc ribbon domain-containing protein; protein product: MLEEIGLLKEIQALDSEIIRIKILIEKTPKAVVEYDKALNVAKLEVTQRKAAVEKALKHRKDLELQAEEKAGRITKMKSRVNDLKSNKEYKTHLKEIEQVEKEKRHIEDDILNLMEQMESNEKALKKSELLLSQEQEKYNEKISDLNKEKTVNEKELEALIVRRKKLSKEINKEIYDRYLKLLTRKNGIAVVRAVSEICCGCNMNIPPQLYVEVMKNDRILACPQCGRILYFEQENSQ